In Vigna angularis cultivar LongXiaoDou No.4 chromosome 8, ASM1680809v1, whole genome shotgun sequence, one DNA window encodes the following:
- the LOC108344386 gene encoding protein DMP2 translates to MSNSESQDLIIHCEDEQQEQQNSEDDFYDVDDYDIDESYYFYVINAILSGTARLNVLLPTVTILAFSIFAPILTDDGECNTLNRWLMGSFLALMAVSCVFFTLTDSFRSSSGRLYYGVATLRGIWTFNGGKKKPRVPSDYRLRWSDLFYASLSLVSFLAFAGLHQDVVKCYYPALPRKLTNTLPLVVGFFVSVLFVAFPSKRRGIGYPFLLQRDPFYSSTRP, encoded by the coding sequence ATGAGTAACTCAGAAAGCCAAGATTTGATCATCCACTGTGAAGATGAGCAGCAGGAGCAGCAGAATAGTGAAGATGATTTCTATGATGTTGATGACTATGACATTGATGAGTCCTACTATTTCTATGTCATCAATGCAATTCTAAGTGGAACTGCAAGGCTCAATGTTCTGTTGCCTACAGTGACGATCCTTGCCTTCAGCATTTTTGCACCAATTCTGACAGATGATGGTGAGTGCAACACATTGAACAGATGGTTGATGGGAAGTTTTTTGGCCCTTATGGCAGTGTCATGTGTGTTCTTCACCTTAACTGACAGCTTCAGAAGTAGCAGTGGAAGATTGTACTATGGAGTGGCAACATTGAGAGGGATATGGACCTTCAATGGGGGCAAGAAGAAGCCTCGTGTGCCATCAGATTATAGATTGAGATGGAGTGATCTTTTTTATGCATCATTGTCTTTGGTCTCTTTTCTTGCTTTTGCAGGGTTGCATCAAGATGTGGTGAAGTGTTACTACCCAGCATTGCCTAGAAAGCTCACCAACACTCTCCCTCTTGTGGTTGGTTTCTTTGTGAGTGTCTTGTTTGTTGCTTTTCCATccaagagaagaggaattgGATACCCCTTCTTGCTGCAGAGAGATCCTTTCTACTCTTCTACTAGACCTTGA